A genomic segment from Diadema setosum chromosome 11, eeDiaSeto1, whole genome shotgun sequence encodes:
- the LOC140235289 gene encoding uncharacterized protein SYNPCC7002_A1628-like, whose translation MKPHITFSSLISLYRRWRNSSAGYDRIHMVYQLLKKRHLYTAASVVFGQGLEKPTISSAPGLPIVHHDGYECYLPPNHRFQMRKFNKLRDVLLQDGVISLKQISYPLRTTKEELKCVHADDYIDRFFEGTTSEKEQRVTGFKWSKGLVSRCRYETGGTILAAELALDRGLASSTGGGTHHAFPDHGAGFCLINDMATAARVMIQRSKVDNVLIVDLDVHQGDGTAVIFKDDPSVFTLSIHCGKNYPVRKQESDCDVAVDVGLGDKEYLKIVQDHLPTILDRFRPCLVFFDAGVDPHKEDALGHLELTDDGLFKRDHWVITEVVSRGIPCVTVIGGGYDDVDRLAARHSIVHRAASKVWQERRL comes from the exons ATGAAACCCCACATAACTTTCAGTTCCTTAATCTCCTTGTATCGTCGATGGAGGAACAGTTCAGCCGGATATGACCGAATTCACATGGTTTACCAG CTACTGAAGAAGAGGCATCTGTATACAGCAGCATCGGTGGTGTTTGGGCAAGGTTTGGAGAAGCCTACAATCAGCTCTGCCCCAGGGCTGCCAATAGTCCACCATGACGGATACGAATGCTACCTCCCTCCAAACCACCGCTTCCAGATGAGGAAGTTCAACAAGCTGAGGGACGTCCTCCTGCAGGACGGAGTCATTTCTCTCAAGCAGATCAGCTACCCGCTCCGGACCACGAAGGAAGAATTGAAGTGCGTCCACGCAGACGACTACATCGACCGTTTCTTTGAAGGGACAACGAGCGAGAAGGAGCAGCGTGTCACTGGATTTAAGTGGAGCAAAGGACTTGTTTCACGATGCAGATATGAAACCG GGGGCACAATACTTGCCGCTGAACTTGCCTTAGATCGCGGTCTGGCGAGTAGTACAGGAGGGGGCACCCATCATGCCTTCCCTGACCACGGAGCTGGCTTCTGTCTCATCAATGACATGGCAACCGCTGCTCGAGTGATgattcagaggtcaaaggtggACAATGTGCTTATTGTGGATCTGGATGTTCATCAA GGTGATGGGACGGCTGTGATATTCAAAGATGACCCCTCTGTCTTCACGCTGTCCATACACTGCGGCAAGAACTACCCCGTGAGGAAGCAAGAAAGTGACTGCGATGTTGCTGTGGACGTTGGCCTAGGAGACAAGGAGTATTTGAAGATAGTCCAGGACCACCTTCCAACCATTCTGGACAGGTTCAGACCGTGTCTGGTCTTCTTCGATGCGGGCGTGGATCCACACAAGGAGGATGCTCTTGGACATCTTGAGCTCACCGATGATG GACTGTTCAAGCGAGACCACTGGGTCATCACCGAGGTCGTATCAAGAGGGATTCCATGTGTGACCGTTATAGGAGGTGGCTACGATGATGTTGACCGCCTGGCTGCAAGACATTCTATCGTTCACCGAGCAGCCTCCAAG GTCTGGCAGGAGAGGCGACTTTGA